One stretch of Ornithinimicrobium ciconiae DNA includes these proteins:
- a CDS encoding cell wall-binding repeat-containing protein: MTTGLTAAHATPSEPSGPESNAAAATDSSSDSHSASLLAEPQRHAPNHYGSSPFTPREATDSLFVVDESPGLDTGCTFRNGGPLVFDIEVDRVLGVVAEDGKPSERDRLLEAGLLSQFASLRMPAYDVDFDAVVPPYNPERDRVLFNGQVVQEEWLTGENDVWKMNQFLVPIEWVKFAEDPGKGGTPEPAINTITIEIDTANTIEAWCTSIDWAELSFSMPRPTVFAHGIISESKIWRDLWSPRLQEVGIYTHDTLDMGWLDSIANNAAEIGGAVEETRERYGVDSVNMVVHSKGGLDSRHYVENNEGVDRIVQLGTPNAGSPLADLAQVILLKVGGLGGSLIGGLAAPAGVQLTTPYMWLYNNTHALSPEVDFSVMAGDYDPAGCVLACLVDRFLLQVTGQGDTIVPLWSAHRFASMLPYTHNSSGTTKDATHSGLHKSTAILQVMRPTVEQPGLDDAGVVASTPSASSAPAAEGPVAQLPQHTATVGGLASGGSGDHEVPIDASSPTFVSVLYTAGTPLTVELLSPSGDRVTPSTPGVEFEDREVEGTRLAVYLLPSPEVGAWTVEVGGGGADTAYAIHAWPVDSSVSLTVDLPEPSVASGAAVPVHATLVDGVTPLTGAEVSAHVLRPDDSSVEVSLVDDGTGADETAGDGVYSGTLTTAAVGMYRVGIDASGDTDEGTPFSREAFALVTASSGEATVSDFADQGVDTNANELYDQLQVSLQVDVEAAGTYRVFGELTDSDGNSQTSSTVVDLPAGSSPVAFTFDGATIYDAGVDGPYTLSELRITEESDLALMPVTHLTDVHTTSAYGFGEFEHSGLRLTGVGTAEGVDLDGNGLFDQLAVTVQVHADAAGYYEWSGQLRSPEGTELDFESGAANFSVGNNDLTFVFDGWAIGESGEDGPYRITDVLVFGAGHNLVAGEAYQTPDFTADQFEGYRGEVERIAGADRYETAALIAQEAPASSAEVLVASGQNFPDALAASGAAGAAPGPLLLAKADAVPAVTRAEIQRRVTEGGPQALSVAGGSLVIHPSIVAALSALAGTQAEVHSGIDRYATAAAIAAATVDEGATAYVVSGLDYPDALTAATLAAPEQGSVLLTRPDRLPNATVAQLEAQAPERIVIVGGTGAVSHDVLEALEDYAPTVVRVSGGDRYATAAAVSDSFDTGVDVLYVATGENYPDALTVAALAGQQGAPVLLAQADNLPAVSAAAADRLQPDRIVVVGGTGAVSDAVLEELEAYLN, from the coding sequence ATGACGACTGGGCTCACCGCAGCCCACGCCACTCCGTCCGAACCGTCCGGCCCCGAGAGCAATGCTGCTGCGGCGACCGACAGCAGCTCGGACTCCCACAGCGCCTCGCTGTTGGCCGAGCCGCAGCGGCACGCACCCAACCACTACGGCAGCTCCCCGTTTACCCCCCGCGAGGCGACCGACAGTCTGTTCGTCGTCGATGAGAGTCCCGGTCTGGACACCGGCTGCACCTTCCGCAACGGTGGCCCGCTCGTCTTTGACATCGAGGTGGACCGGGTCCTCGGTGTCGTCGCGGAGGACGGTAAGCCATCCGAGCGCGACCGACTGTTAGAGGCTGGCCTGTTGTCGCAGTTCGCAAGTCTGCGCATGCCCGCCTATGACGTGGACTTCGACGCTGTCGTCCCGCCATACAACCCCGAGCGTGACCGTGTGCTGTTCAACGGACAGGTCGTGCAGGAGGAGTGGCTGACCGGCGAGAACGATGTCTGGAAGATGAACCAGTTCCTCGTGCCGATCGAGTGGGTCAAGTTCGCCGAGGATCCCGGCAAGGGAGGAACCCCTGAACCGGCGATCAACACGATCACCATCGAGATCGACACCGCGAACACCATTGAGGCGTGGTGCACGTCCATCGATTGGGCCGAACTGTCGTTCAGCATGCCGCGCCCGACCGTCTTTGCGCACGGCATCATCTCCGAGTCGAAGATTTGGAGGGACCTGTGGTCACCCAGACTGCAGGAGGTTGGCATCTACACCCATGACACTCTGGACATGGGTTGGCTCGACTCGATCGCCAACAACGCCGCCGAGATCGGTGGTGCGGTCGAGGAGACGCGCGAGCGTTATGGCGTCGACAGCGTCAACATGGTCGTGCATAGCAAGGGGGGTCTCGACTCGCGCCACTACGTCGAGAACAACGAGGGCGTTGACCGCATCGTTCAACTCGGGACACCGAACGCTGGCAGTCCACTGGCTGACCTGGCCCAGGTGATTCTGCTGAAGGTCGGTGGCTTGGGCGGGAGCCTGATCGGAGGGCTCGCTGCCCCAGCCGGCGTCCAACTGACCACGCCCTACATGTGGCTCTACAACAACACCCACGCGCTGAGCCCCGAGGTGGACTTCTCAGTGATGGCCGGTGACTACGACCCCGCCGGATGCGTCCTGGCCTGCTTGGTCGACCGGTTCCTGCTCCAGGTGACCGGGCAGGGCGACACCATTGTCCCACTCTGGTCCGCCCACCGATTTGCCAGCATGCTCCCCTACACCCACAACTCTTCAGGAACCACCAAGGACGCCACCCACAGCGGCCTGCACAAGTCCACCGCGATCCTGCAGGTGATGCGCCCCACCGTGGAGCAGCCGGGACTCGACGACGCCGGGGTGGTTGCGTCGACACCGTCAGCCTCATCCGCGCCGGCTGCGGAGGGCCCAGTGGCCCAACTGCCGCAGCACACGGCGACGGTGGGTGGACTGGCCTCGGGGGGGTCCGGCGATCATGAAGTGCCGATTGACGCCTCCTCACCGACCTTCGTGTCGGTGCTCTACACGGCAGGAACCCCGCTGACCGTGGAGCTCCTCTCGCCGTCGGGTGACCGGGTTACCCCGAGCACTCCCGGGGTGGAGTTCGAAGACCGCGAGGTGGAGGGCACCCGCCTTGCGGTCTACCTCCTCCCCAGCCCCGAGGTGGGGGCCTGGACCGTGGAGGTCGGTGGTGGTGGTGCTGACACGGCATACGCCATCCACGCCTGGCCTGTCGACAGCAGTGTCTCCCTCACCGTCGACCTGCCCGAGCCCAGCGTGGCCTCGGGCGCCGCGGTGCCGGTGCACGCCACTCTGGTGGACGGCGTCACCCCGCTGACTGGCGCCGAGGTGTCGGCTCACGTGCTGCGTCCGGACGACAGCTCGGTCGAGGTCTCCCTCGTCGACGACGGAACGGGCGCTGATGAGACGGCGGGCGACGGGGTCTACTCAGGCACGCTCACCACGGCGGCCGTCGGCATGTACCGCGTCGGCATCGACGCCTCCGGCGACACAGACGAGGGCACACCCTTCAGCCGGGAGGCCTTCGCGCTGGTGACCGCGAGTAGCGGCGAGGCCACGGTGAGCGACTTCGCCGACCAGGGTGTCGACACCAACGCCAACGAGCTGTATGACCAGCTCCAGGTGTCCCTGCAGGTGGACGTCGAGGCGGCCGGCACCTACCGGGTCTTCGGTGAACTGACCGACAGCGACGGGAACAGCCAGACCAGCAGCACGGTCGTTGACCTGCCAGCGGGCAGCTCGCCGGTGGCCTTCACCTTCGACGGTGCCACGATCTATGACGCCGGTGTTGACGGGCCCTACACCCTCTCGGAGCTGCGCATCACCGAGGAGTCTGACCTGGCCCTGATGCCGGTGACCCACCTGACGGATGTGCACACCACCAGTGCCTACGGTTTCGGGGAGTTTGAGCACTCTGGGCTACGGCTGACCGGAGTCGGGACCGCCGAGGGTGTGGACTTGGACGGCAACGGCCTGTTCGACCAGCTGGCCGTCACGGTGCAGGTGCATGCTGACGCCGCGGGCTACTACGAGTGGTCTGGTCAACTGCGCTCACCCGAGGGGACCGAGCTGGACTTCGAGTCTGGTGCCGCGAACTTCTCCGTGGGCAACAACGACCTGACCTTTGTCTTCGATGGCTGGGCCATCGGTGAGAGCGGTGAGGACGGCCCCTACCGCATCACGGATGTCCTGGTCTTCGGCGCGGGACACAACCTGGTCGCGGGCGAGGCCTACCAGACACCCGACTTCACCGCCGACCAGTTCGAGGGATATCGCGGCGAGGTCGAGCGCATCGCTGGGGCAGACCGCTACGAGACCGCCGCCTTGATCGCCCAAGAGGCGCCGGCGAGTAGTGCGGAGGTGCTGGTCGCCAGCGGGCAGAACTTCCCGGACGCCCTGGCAGCCTCCGGGGCCGCCGGAGCAGCTCCTGGACCGTTGCTGTTGGCCAAGGCCGACGCCGTGCCAGCAGTGACCCGTGCCGAGATCCAGCGGCGTGTCACGGAGGGCGGCCCCCAGGCGCTCAGCGTGGCAGGCGGGTCCCTGGTGATCCACCCGAGCATCGTGGCAGCGCTGTCCGCTCTGGCCGGCACCCAGGCCGAGGTCCACTCGGGCATCGACCGCTATGCCACGGCCGCGGCCATCGCGGCGGCGACGGTTGATGAAGGTGCCACGGCCTATGTGGTCAGCGGCCTGGACTACCCCGATGCCCTGACAGCGGCGACCCTTGCTGCTCCTGAGCAGGGCTCGGTGCTGTTGACCCGTCCGGACAGGCTGCCGAACGCCACGGTGGCCCAGTTGGAAGCCCAGGCACCGGAGCGGATCGTCATCGTCGGCGGCACCGGAGCCGTCTCCCATGACGTGCTCGAGGCCTTGGAGGACTATGCCCCCACGGTCGTGCGGGTCTCCGGTGGAGACCGGTATGCCACGGCTGCCGCGGTGTCCGACAGCTTCGACACCGGTGTCGACGTGCTCTACGTCGCCACGGGTGAGAACTACCCTGATGCCCTCACGGTGGCGGCACTGGCCGGACAGCAGGGCGCACCAGTCCTGCTGGCGCAGGCGGACAACCTGCCGGCCGTCTCCGCGGCGGCGGCGGACCGGCTGCAGCCAGACCGGATCGTGGTCGTTGGCGGCACCGGAGCCGTGTCTGATGCGGTGCTGGAGGAGTTGGAGGCCTACCTGAACTGA
- a CDS encoding Lrp/AsnC family transcriptional regulator: protein MISAIVLIKADVARIPEAAQAIAEIEGISEVYSVTGNVDLIAVARVSKHEDFADVIADRLNKIEGVQETETHIAFRTYSSQDLAAAFSIGLDE, encoded by the coding sequence GTGATTTCCGCCATCGTGTTGATCAAGGCCGACGTAGCCCGCATCCCCGAGGCCGCTCAGGCCATCGCCGAGATCGAGGGGATCTCCGAGGTCTACTCGGTGACCGGCAATGTCGATCTGATCGCGGTGGCCCGTGTCTCCAAGCACGAGGACTTCGCCGACGTCATCGCCGACCGTCTCAACAAGATCGAGGGCGTGCAGGAGACCGAGACGCACATCGCCTTCCGCACCTACTCCAGCCAGGACCTCGCGGCCGCGTTCTCCATCGGCCTGGACGAGTAG
- a CDS encoding DEDD exonuclease domain-containing protein, translated as MQMVQETFDDLGVPLSDVTFVVVDLETTGGSPADCGITEIGAVKVRGGEVLGEFQTLVRPSTPIPAFITVLTGISNAMVADSPRIDAALPAFLEFARGAVLVAHNAGFDISFLKAAARQTGHPWPGFAVLDTVRLARQLVHRDEAPNHKLSSLATLFGASTTPDHRALHDARATVDVLHGLMERVGNLGVHTLEELQSYTSRVTTAQRRKRFLADAMPSAPGVYVFKDSSGEPLYVGTAVDIRRRTRTYFTASESRRRMAEMVGIAESITPIVCATQLEAQVRELRLIAEHKPRYNRRSRHPEKALWVKLTVEPFPRLSIVRQVRGDGAHYAGPFGSRKSAEAAVFAVHEVVPLRQCTQSLSARSRKSPCVLFEMGRCGAPCIGEQTSEEYADVASQAATALIGDGRDLLSSLRAKLDTLAEQERFEDATSLRDRMLALVRATARAQRLAPLSSAPEIVAARRRDAGGWEVVCVRYGRLAGTTVTPRGADPMPFIEAVRATAEVVPEPTAPAPAAHPEEAELVLKWLEAPGTRLVTMDGEWTCPVGGAGAARAQLEPMARRWSDFSEPWGDVAPSPLERPPGALRAAH; from the coding sequence ATGCAGATGGTGCAGGAGACATTCGACGACCTGGGGGTCCCCCTGTCGGATGTCACATTCGTGGTCGTCGACCTCGAGACGACTGGCGGCTCCCCCGCTGACTGCGGCATCACCGAGATCGGTGCTGTGAAGGTGCGCGGCGGTGAGGTCCTCGGTGAGTTCCAGACGCTGGTCCGGCCGAGCACCCCGATCCCGGCATTCATCACCGTGCTCACCGGCATCTCCAACGCGATGGTGGCGGACTCCCCGCGCATCGACGCGGCGCTGCCGGCCTTCCTGGAGTTCGCGCGCGGCGCGGTCCTGGTGGCCCACAACGCCGGCTTCGACATCTCCTTCCTCAAGGCGGCCGCGCGGCAGACCGGCCACCCGTGGCCGGGGTTCGCGGTCCTGGACACGGTGCGCCTGGCCCGCCAACTGGTCCACCGTGACGAGGCGCCCAACCACAAGCTGTCCAGCCTGGCCACCCTCTTCGGAGCCAGCACCACCCCGGACCACCGTGCGCTGCACGACGCCCGCGCGACCGTTGACGTGCTGCACGGGCTCATGGAGCGGGTGGGCAACCTCGGGGTCCACACCCTGGAGGAGCTGCAGAGCTACACCAGCCGGGTGACCACTGCCCAGCGCCGCAAGCGCTTCCTGGCGGACGCGATGCCCTCGGCCCCCGGGGTCTATGTCTTCAAGGACAGCAGTGGCGAGCCGCTCTATGTCGGCACGGCCGTCGACATCCGCCGGCGCACCCGCACCTACTTCACCGCCTCGGAGTCGCGGCGCCGCATGGCGGAGATGGTGGGCATCGCTGAGTCGATCACCCCGATCGTCTGCGCGACCCAACTGGAGGCGCAAGTGCGTGAGCTGCGGCTGATCGCTGAGCACAAGCCGCGTTACAACCGCCGCTCGCGCCACCCGGAGAAGGCGCTGTGGGTCAAGCTGACCGTCGAGCCGTTCCCCCGACTGTCGATCGTGCGCCAGGTCCGTGGCGACGGGGCGCACTACGCCGGTCCGTTCGGGTCCCGCAAGAGCGCCGAGGCCGCCGTGTTCGCGGTGCACGAGGTGGTGCCCCTGCGCCAGTGCACCCAGTCCCTCTCGGCGCGCTCGCGCAAGAGCCCGTGTGTCCTCTTCGAGATGGGACGGTGCGGCGCACCCTGCATCGGGGAGCAGACCAGCGAGGAGTATGCCGATGTCGCCAGTCAGGCTGCCACTGCCCTGATCGGAGATGGCCGGGATCTGCTCTCATCGCTGCGGGCCAAGCTGGACACCCTGGCCGAGCAGGAACGGTTTGAGGACGCCACGAGCCTGCGCGACCGGATGCTCGCCCTGGTCCGGGCCACCGCCCGGGCTCAACGCCTGGCACCGCTGTCCTCCGCCCCCGAGATCGTCGCGGCCCGCCGCCGGGATGCTGGGGGCTGGGAGGTGGTGTGCGTGCGCTATGGCCGACTCGCCGGGACCACCGTGACCCCGCGCGGCGCCGACCCGATGCCCTTCATCGAGGCCGTGCGGGCCACCGCCGAGGTGGTGCCGGAGCCGACGGCCCCGGCTCCGGCTGCCCACCCGGAGGAGGCCGAGCTGGTGCTGAAGTGGCTGGAGGCCCCGGGCACCAGGCTGGTCACGATGGACGGAGAGTGGACCTGCCCGGTCGGTGGCGCCGGCGCGGCGCGGGCCCAGTTGGAGCCGATGGCGCGGCGCTGGAGCGACTTCTCCGAGCCCTGGGGCGACGTTGCGCCCTCTCCTCTGGAGCGCCCGCCGGGGGCGCTGCGTGCCGCCCACTAG
- a CDS encoding RtcB family protein, which produces MERISPTLVSWASIIDPVTREQAERTARMPFIHPHLALMPDAQLGKGATVGSVIPTDGAIMPAAVGVDIGCGMVAVRTQLHESDLPEDRSSVRRAIASEVPLSAGGANRTIGREHTITRLDQLTGGAQEIELDPTAYAKAWRHQLGTLGSGNHFLEVTLDESGMVWLFLHSGSRGVGNRIATHHTQVAQDYCRRHFISLPDDDRDLAYLVEGTAEFDAYVREMRWAQTYALLNREEMMDRMVACLQEWVGVEVQRVEEINCHHNYTEPERHFGRDVWLSRKGAISAREGEAGLIPGSMGTASYVVEGLGNPVALHSAPHGAGRVYSRTKARKTFTLEQLAQAMEGIEYEHSAAFLDEIPGAYKDIDQVMADASELVRVRHTLRQIVNVKGT; this is translated from the coding sequence ATGGAAAGGATCTCCCCGACCCTCGTGAGCTGGGCGTCGATCATCGACCCCGTCACCCGCGAGCAGGCGGAGCGCACCGCGCGCATGCCGTTCATCCACCCGCACCTGGCGCTCATGCCGGATGCTCAACTCGGCAAGGGGGCGACGGTTGGATCGGTCATCCCCACCGACGGCGCCATCATGCCTGCCGCAGTGGGCGTGGACATCGGCTGCGGCATGGTGGCCGTGCGCACCCAGCTGCACGAGAGCGACCTGCCCGAGGACCGCTCGAGTGTGCGCAGGGCCATCGCCTCAGAGGTGCCGCTGTCCGCAGGGGGAGCCAACCGGACGATCGGACGCGAGCACACGATCACCCGACTCGACCAACTGACCGGTGGGGCGCAGGAGATCGAGCTGGACCCCACGGCATACGCCAAGGCCTGGCGTCACCAGCTGGGAACTCTCGGCTCGGGCAACCACTTCCTGGAGGTGACCCTGGATGAGTCGGGCATGGTGTGGCTGTTCCTGCACTCAGGCAGCCGCGGGGTCGGCAACCGGATCGCGACCCACCACACGCAGGTGGCGCAGGACTACTGCCGGCGGCACTTCATCAGCCTGCCGGACGATGACCGTGACCTGGCCTACCTCGTCGAGGGCACGGCAGAGTTCGACGCCTATGTCCGCGAGATGCGGTGGGCCCAGACCTATGCGCTGCTCAACCGCGAGGAGATGATGGACCGGATGGTCGCCTGCCTCCAGGAGTGGGTCGGCGTGGAGGTCCAGCGGGTCGAGGAGATCAACTGCCACCACAACTACACCGAGCCGGAGCGGCACTTCGGCCGTGACGTCTGGCTGTCCCGCAAGGGGGCGATCTCCGCGCGGGAGGGTGAGGCCGGTCTCATCCCGGGCTCGATGGGCACCGCGTCGTATGTCGTGGAGGGCCTGGGCAACCCCGTTGCCCTGCACTCAGCACCCCATGGCGCGGGCCGGGTGTACTCGCGGACGAAGGCCCGCAAGACCTTCACCCTCGAGCAGTTGGCGCAGGCCATGGAGGGCATCGAGTATGAGCACTCGGCGGCCTTTCTGGACGAGATCCCCGGGGCCTACAAGGACATCGACCAGGTGATGGCGGACGCGTCGGAGCTGGTGCGGGTCCGGCACACGCTCCGGCAGATCGTCAACGTCAAGGGGACCTGA